In one window of Flavobacterium ginsengisoli DNA:
- a CDS encoding PKD domain-containing protein, with translation MRKIATFLVLVTVLYTSNSCSKHDDEAIVDCFGDSILTELKHSTDGTNSKIINYSIQYGGSNTITSVKWTFGDGKTETINTSTGAVSHTYSAAGTFEVKADVTIKKGDGSCTVSPKKSVTVN, from the coding sequence ATGAGAAAGATTGCAACATTTTTGGTACTTGTAACAGTTTTATATACTAGTAATTCATGCAGTAAGCATGATGACGAAGCTATTGTAGATTGTTTTGGAGATTCTATATTAACAGAATTAAAGCATTCGACAGATGGTACAAATTCAAAAATAATAAATTACTCCATTCAATATGGTGGAAGCAATACCATAACTTCAGTAAAATGGACTTTTGGAGATGGAAAAACAGAAACCATAAATACTTCGACCGGTGCTGTGTCTCATACTTATAGTGCCGCAGGAACTTTTGAAGTTAAAGCAGATGTAACGATAAAAAAAGGCGATGGGAGTTGTACTGTTAGCCCAAAGAAAAGTGTAACGGTGAACTAA
- a CDS encoding ADP-ribosylglycohydrolase family protein encodes MMENKIESALFGVAVGDALGVPYEFLSRNEIKKSPAVDMIGYGTHNQPAGTWSDDSSLTFCLAETLAEKYDLQKLANRFVNWKEHSYWTPHGVVFDIGIATSIAIHELHCGNDPLLAGGDTEDSNGNGSLMRILPLLFYIKDMPIHQRFQHVKEVSSLTHRHIRSVMACFIYLEYALKLYNGKSKTDALKEMREIVKSFFENKDMPQSEIDCFHRILSIKVGDYDVQSLESLSESEIFSSGYVLNTLEASIWCILKTDNYKDVVLKAVNLGSDTDTTAAVAGGLAGIYYGIENISENWIQNLARASDIKDLANRLSKKLSQS; translated from the coding sequence ATGATGGAAAATAAAATAGAATCAGCTTTGTTTGGTGTTGCAGTTGGCGATGCGTTAGGTGTTCCTTATGAATTTCTTTCGAGAAACGAGATAAAAAAATCCCCTGCGGTTGATATGATTGGGTATGGAACACACAACCAACCTGCAGGAACTTGGTCAGACGACAGTTCATTGACATTTTGCCTTGCAGAAACATTAGCAGAAAAATATGATCTGCAGAAACTGGCCAATCGTTTTGTAAACTGGAAAGAACATAGTTATTGGACACCGCATGGCGTAGTGTTCGATATCGGGATTGCAACATCCATTGCCATTCATGAATTGCATTGTGGAAATGATCCTTTACTTGCGGGTGGCGATACGGAGGACAGTAATGGGAATGGTTCTTTAATGCGTATTCTGCCATTGCTTTTTTACATTAAAGATATGCCGATACACCAGCGATTTCAGCATGTAAAAGAAGTTTCGTCGCTTACACATCGTCATATTCGTTCTGTAATGGCTTGTTTTATTTATCTGGAATATGCTTTGAAGTTATACAACGGAAAGAGTAAAACTGATGCTTTAAAAGAAATGCGGGAAATTGTGAAATCATTTTTTGAGAATAAAGATATGCCTCAATCAGAAATTGATTGTTTTCATAGAATCCTTTCTATTAAAGTTGGTGATTATGATGTTCAGTCTTTGGAATCTCTTTCTGAATCAGAAATATTTTCTTCGGGTTATGTATTGAATACTTTAGAGGCATCTATATGGTGCATTCTTAAAACCGATAACTATAAGGATGTTGTATTGAAAGCCGTTAATCTTGGGAGTGATACTGATACCACGGCTGCTGTAGCAGGCGGATTGGCTGGAATTTATTACGGCATTGAAAATATATCGGAAAACTGGATTCAGAATTTAGCAAGGGCTAGTGATATAAAAGATTTAGCGAATAGATTGTCGAAGAAATTATCACAGTCATGA
- the nadD gene encoding nicotinate (nicotinamide) nucleotide adenylyltransferase, giving the protein MKIGLYFGTYNPIHVGHLIIANHMAEFADLDQIWMVVTPHNPLKKKATLLDDQQRLQMVFLATEDYPKIKPSDIEFKLPQPSYTVITLAHLQEKYPNHEFSLIMGEDNLKTLHKWRNYEVILENHNIYVYPRISDEPENVELKSHSKIHVIDAPIVEISSTFIRNSIKEGKNIQPLLPSKVWEYIDHNNFYKK; this is encoded by the coding sequence ATGAAAATAGGTCTATATTTCGGAACATATAATCCCATTCATGTCGGTCATTTAATCATTGCCAATCATATGGCTGAGTTTGCAGATTTAGATCAAATTTGGATGGTGGTCACGCCTCATAATCCGTTAAAAAAGAAAGCCACTTTATTGGACGACCAACAGCGCCTGCAAATGGTTTTTCTGGCAACAGAAGATTATCCGAAAATAAAACCGTCTGATATCGAATTTAAATTACCTCAGCCGAGTTATACCGTTATTACACTCGCACATTTACAAGAGAAATATCCAAATCATGAGTTTTCTTTAATTATGGGCGAAGACAATCTGAAAACGCTTCACAAATGGAGAAACTATGAAGTAATTCTAGAAAACCATAATATTTATGTGTATCCGAGAATTTCTGATGAACCTGAAAATGTAGAGTTAAAATCGCATTCAAAAATTCATGTTATAGATGCGCCAATTGTAGAAATCTCTTCGACTTTTATTAGAAACAGCATTAAAGAAGGTAAAAATATTCAGCCTTTATTGCCATCAAAGGTTTGGGAATATATTGATCATAATAATTTTTATAAGAAGTAG
- a CDS encoding metallophosphoesterase family protein, with translation MKRTLVFGDIHGGLKALVQLLDRVTVTENDRLIFLGDYVDGWSESAQVIDFLIGLSQKHECIFVKGNHDAWCQDWLMNDVINDIWFLHGGKSTIESYQNVDFSEKQKHLEFFNQMKDYFVDENNNLFIHAGFSSMHGPEKEHYQTNFSWDRTLWEMALTMDKRIKKDSLSYPKRLLLFNEIYIGHTPTLHYDVEIPMQGCNVWNIDTGAGFYGKLTCIEVETKEFWQSDVVQTFYPDEKGRNK, from the coding sequence ATGAAAAGAACACTAGTTTTTGGAGATATTCATGGAGGATTAAAAGCTCTTGTTCAGTTATTGGACCGAGTTACAGTAACTGAAAATGATCGATTAATTTTCTTAGGAGATTATGTCGACGGTTGGAGCGAATCTGCACAGGTAATTGATTTCCTTATCGGTTTATCTCAAAAACACGAATGTATTTTTGTAAAAGGAAATCACGATGCATGGTGTCAAGATTGGTTGATGAATGATGTCATAAATGATATCTGGTTTCTTCATGGAGGAAAATCGACTATAGAAAGTTATCAGAATGTTGATTTTTCGGAAAAACAGAAACATCTCGAGTTTTTTAATCAAATGAAAGATTATTTCGTAGATGAAAACAACAATCTTTTTATTCACGCTGGATTTTCATCGATGCACGGACCAGAAAAAGAGCATTACCAAACCAATTTTTCGTGGGATAGAACGTTATGGGAAATGGCACTGACAATGGATAAACGAATTAAAAAAGATTCACTTTCATATCCAAAACGATTACTGCTTTTTAATGAAATCTATATTGGCCATACGCCAACGCTTCATTACGATGTAGAAATTCCAATGCAAGGTTGCAATGTTTGGAATATTGACACAGGAGCAGGTTTTTATGGAAAATTAACCTGTATTGAGGTTGAAACAAAAGAATTCTGGCAGAGCGATGTAGTGCAGACATTTTATCCAGATGAAAAAGGAAGAAATAAATGA
- a CDS encoding arsenate reductase family protein, translated as MNKIYYLASCDTCRKIIKSLPENNLVFQDIRQDPITEEQLDEMHKLSGSYEALFSKKAQLYKSMGLKDQSLTEADFKKYILEHYTFLSRPVFIIDGKIYIGNSQKNVAEVIKALS; from the coding sequence ATGAACAAAATATATTATTTAGCTTCATGCGATACTTGTCGCAAAATCATTAAAAGTCTTCCAGAAAACAATCTTGTTTTTCAAGACATCAGACAAGATCCAATTACAGAAGAACAATTGGATGAAATGCATAAACTTTCTGGAAGTTACGAAGCATTATTTAGCAAAAAAGCTCAATTGTACAAATCAATGGGATTAAAAGACCAATCATTGACAGAGGCCGATTTTAAAAAATATATCCTAGAACATTATACTTTCTTAAGCCGTCCGGTTTTTATTATTGACGGAAAAATCTACATCGGCAACAGCCAAAAAAATGTAGCCGAAGTTATAAAAGCATTATCGTAA
- a CDS encoding RNA 2'-phosphotransferase → MNENIAKSVSKFLSLVLRHSPEKIGLKLDENGWADVEELIIKCNKKGQRLDAELLDYVVENNDKKRFAYNEDKTKIRASQGHSISVELNLAETEPLEYLYHGTVGKFIENIRKEGLKKMNRQHVHLSKDKETATKVGSRRGVPQILTVRSGTMHRDGFKFYLSENNVWLTDEVPSKYIEF, encoded by the coding sequence ATGAATGAAAATATAGCAAAAAGCGTCAGCAAGTTTTTGAGTCTGGTGCTTAGACATTCGCCAGAAAAAATCGGATTAAAATTAGACGAAAATGGATGGGCGGATGTAGAAGAATTAATTATAAAATGTAATAAAAAAGGGCAACGTTTGGACGCAGAACTTTTAGATTACGTTGTAGAAAATAACGATAAAAAGCGTTTCGCTTACAATGAAGATAAAACCAAAATCCGTGCAAGTCAGGGACATTCCATTTCGGTTGAATTAAATCTGGCAGAAACGGAACCTTTGGAATATTTGTACCACGGAACTGTCGGGAAATTTATAGAAAACATTCGCAAAGAAGGTTTGAAAAAAATGAACCGTCAGCACGTACACTTAAGTAAAGACAAAGAAACGGCAACAAAAGTAGGAAGCCGAAGAGGAGTGCCACAAATTTTAACCGTTAGAAGCGGCACGATGCATAGAGACGGATTTAAATTTTATTTATCTGAAAACAATGTGTGGTTGACAGATGAGGTTCCTTCGAAATACATTGAATTTTAA
- a CDS encoding NADAR family protein — protein sequence MKYNIDTIAQESKFLFFWGHQPSKDGKILKTCFSQWWLSSFKVDKITYKTAEHWMMAKKAELFNDQEILEKILKADSPAEAKKLGREVKNYVDTVWLENRYEIVKQGNYHKFSQNADLKTFLLNTKERVIVEASPVDPIWGIGMAEDHKDVLKPEAWKGLNLLGFALMEVRDELR from the coding sequence ATGAAATACAATATAGATACCATAGCTCAAGAAAGTAAATTTTTATTTTTCTGGGGACACCAACCAAGTAAAGATGGAAAAATTCTCAAAACCTGTTTCAGTCAATGGTGGTTGAGTTCTTTTAAAGTTGATAAAATAACTTACAAAACTGCCGAACATTGGATGATGGCCAAGAAAGCGGAATTATTCAACGATCAAGAAATCTTAGAAAAAATCCTTAAAGCTGATTCTCCTGCCGAAGCTAAAAAATTGGGTAGAGAAGTTAAAAATTATGTTGATACAGTTTGGTTAGAAAACCGATACGAAATTGTAAAACAAGGAAACTATCACAAATTCAGCCAAAACGCCGATTTGAAAACGTTCTTACTAAACACTAAAGAACGAGTTATTGTAGAAGCAAGTCCAGTCGATCCAATTTGGGGAATCGGAATGGCAGAAGATCACAAAGATGTTCTAAAACCAGAAGCTTGGAAAGGATTAAATCTTTTAGGTTTTGCTTTGATGGAAGTTAGGGATGAATTGAGATAA
- a CDS encoding DinB family protein has translation MSSVFDVQKTIREILLKILDSHSLEQLNKIPDGFSNNIIWNIGHCISSQQVLVYKLSGLPTMVSEDFVNKYKKGTKPEGDVSQAEVDEIRTLLSTTLEKTKNDFESGLFVNYHEYTTSVGFTLLHIQGALDFNNFHEGLHTGVIMSLRKFV, from the coding sequence ATGAGTTCAGTTTTTGATGTGCAAAAAACAATTAGAGAAATTCTTTTGAAAATCTTAGATAGTCATTCATTAGAACAATTAAACAAAATTCCAGATGGTTTTAGCAACAATATTATTTGGAATATAGGCCACTGTATTTCTTCGCAACAGGTTTTGGTCTATAAATTATCGGGTCTTCCAACAATGGTTTCTGAAGATTTCGTTAACAAATATAAAAAAGGGACCAAACCAGAAGGAGATGTTTCTCAAGCTGAGGTTGATGAAATTAGAACATTGCTTTCAACAACATTAGAAAAAACAAAAAATGATTTTGAAAGCGGTCTGTTTGTTAATTATCATGAATACACTACCAGCGTCGGATTCACACTTCTTCATATTCAAGGGGCTTTAGATTTTAATAATTTTCATGAAGGACTTCATACTGGAGTTATAATGTCGTTAAGAAAATTTGTTTAA
- a CDS encoding type 1 glutamine amidotransferase domain-containing protein yields MKKITLFAITAFTAVSISAEAQKSNKKSMKKVLFVVTSNDKLGNTGEKTGFWSEEFAAPYYELLDQGVEITIASPLGGQPPIDPKSADPASATEDTKRFDADKVLQEKLKNTLKLSTVNQKDYDAVFYPGGHGPLWDLVEDKSSIALIESFYTHNKPVAFVCHAPAVLKNVKVKGEYLVKGKKVTGFTNEEEEAVGLTKVVPFLLEDALASNGAIFSKGANWQPYAVADGLLITGQNPASSKLVAAKLLQELK; encoded by the coding sequence ATGAAAAAAATAACACTATTCGCAATAACTGCATTTACAGCTGTAAGCATTTCTGCTGAAGCTCAAAAATCAAATAAAAAGAGTATGAAAAAGGTATTATTTGTTGTAACCAGCAATGACAAACTGGGCAATACAGGAGAAAAAACAGGATTCTGGTCAGAAGAATTTGCTGCGCCATATTATGAACTTTTAGATCAAGGAGTTGAAATTACAATTGCATCTCCTCTTGGAGGCCAACCCCCGATTGATCCAAAAAGTGCCGATCCCGCTTCGGCAACTGAAGACACCAAACGTTTTGATGCTGATAAAGTTTTACAAGAAAAATTAAAAAACACACTAAAACTTTCTACAGTTAACCAAAAAGATTACGATGCTGTATTTTATCCAGGAGGTCATGGTCCGCTTTGGGATTTGGTTGAAGATAAAAGTTCAATTGCTTTAATTGAATCTTTTTACACACACAATAAACCAGTCGCTTTTGTATGTCACGCCCCTGCCGTCTTGAAAAACGTAAAAGTAAAAGGCGAATATTTAGTAAAAGGTAAAAAAGTAACCGGTTTCACTAATGAAGAAGAAGAAGCTGTTGGATTGACAAAAGTAGTTCCGTTTTTATTGGAAGATGCCTTAGCATCAAACGGAGCAATTTTTTCTAAAGGCGCAAACTGGCAGCCTTATGCTGTTGCCGACGGACTTTTAATCACGGGCCAAAACCCAGCTTCATCTAAATTGGTAGCTGCAAAATTGCTACAAGAATTGAAATAA
- a CDS encoding O-acetyl-ADP-ribose deacetylase, which translates to MKIELLKADITEIQVDGIVNAANTSLLGGGGVDGAIHRKGGKAILDECVQIRNKQGGCKTGEAVITTAGNLPSKYVIHTVGPVWNGDKEEKSKLLADCYKNSLNLAVENGIKTIAFPNISTGIYHFPKDKAAEIAVRTVKDFDKSNEIEKVIFVCFDDENYKIYKDLL; encoded by the coding sequence ATGAAAATTGAATTGTTAAAAGCAGATATAACAGAAATTCAGGTTGATGGAATTGTAAATGCAGCGAATACTTCTTTGCTTGGAGGTGGTGGCGTTGACGGAGCAATTCATCGAAAAGGAGGAAAAGCAATTTTAGATGAATGTGTCCAAATTAGAAATAAGCAGGGAGGATGCAAAACAGGTGAAGCTGTGATTACAACTGCAGGAAATCTGCCTTCTAAATATGTTATTCATACGGTTGGGCCTGTTTGGAATGGTGACAAAGAAGAAAAATCAAAATTGCTTGCAGATTGTTACAAGAACAGTTTGAATCTTGCTGTTGAAAACGGAATCAAAACAATTGCTTTTCCAAATATCAGTACAGGGATTTATCACTTTCCAAAAGATAAAGCCGCAGAAATCGCAGTAAGAACTGTAAAAGATTTCGATAAATCAAATGAAATAGAAAAGGTAATATTTGTCTGTTTCGATGATGAAAATTACAAGATTTATAAAGACCTTTTGTAA
- a CDS encoding adenylosuccinate synthetase: protein MKTAKIVIGLGFGDEGKGITTDFLAKQNPESIVIRFSGGQQAAHTVMIGNRKHVHSSFASGALRGLPSYYSEHCTIHPLFLYNEREELKEKNANLDLYIHPLAKVTTPFDVWHNRGNVRNIENGTCGKGIGSTMKRNEGPYKLFAIDLIASREMLLEKLNQIAYYYGLLNESGIEEEINAYLEAIDKLKWNIVDYTFLSKYENLIFEGSQGVLLDMDHGIFPNVTYANTTSKNAIEICNKLKIEDVAVYYVTRSYSTRHGHGWMANEGEIELKNNEEETCVFNEYQKHLRFGSLNYELLNYALKLDVAYSPMVQRNLVVTCMDQLEQDFEFENLTTEFNEIYGSFSPDSKDFKNITSLFQ, encoded by the coding sequence ATGAAAACAGCGAAAATAGTTATAGGTTTAGGATTTGGTGATGAAGGAAAAGGCATAACAACAGATTTTCTGGCTAAACAAAACCCTGAATCTATAGTTATTCGCTTTTCAGGAGGACAACAGGCTGCTCATACCGTCATGATCGGCAATAGAAAACACGTGCATTCGAGTTTTGCAAGTGGAGCACTTCGCGGTCTTCCGTCTTATTACAGCGAGCACTGTACGATTCATCCGCTTTTTTTGTACAACGAAAGAGAAGAATTGAAAGAAAAAAATGCTAATCTGGATTTGTATATTCATCCTTTAGCAAAAGTTACCACTCCGTTTGACGTCTGGCACAACAGAGGAAATGTGAGAAACATTGAAAACGGAACCTGCGGAAAAGGCATTGGTTCAACGATGAAAAGAAATGAAGGTCCGTATAAATTGTTTGCCATCGATTTGATTGCTTCTCGCGAAATGCTTTTAGAAAAACTAAACCAAATCGCATATTACTATGGCCTTTTAAATGAAAGTGGAATTGAGGAAGAAATCAATGCATATTTAGAAGCAATAGATAAATTAAAGTGGAATATTGTCGATTATACGTTTCTTTCAAAATACGAAAATCTGATTTTTGAAGGCAGCCAGGGAGTTCTGCTCGACATGGATCACGGTATTTTTCCAAATGTGACCTATGCCAATACCACTTCAAAAAATGCAATTGAAATTTGTAATAAACTAAAGATTGAAGATGTAGCTGTTTATTACGTAACCCGAAGTTATTCAACCCGCCACGGACACGGCTGGATGGCTAATGAAGGAGAAATTGAATTAAAAAATAACGAAGAAGAAACTTGTGTTTTTAACGAATACCAAAAACATTTACGTTTTGGAAGTCTGAATTACGAACTTCTTAATTACGCTCTAAAACTCGATGTCGCTTACAGCCCAATGGTACAAAGAAATTTGGTTGTAACTTGTATGGATCAACTAGAGCAGGATTTTGAATTCGAAAATCTAACAACAGAATTCAATGAAATCTACGGATCATTTTCACCCGATTCAAAAGATTTTAAAAACATTACTTCTTTGTTTCAATAA
- the prs gene encoding ribose-phosphate diphosphokinase, whose translation MILNLDPKFAPFQNQEEIKFQSFTFSGGEPHIKIAPDFDPNEKVTITHRLNSFNDLGLLCVTVDALRRMDVKIIDLFIPYFPATRQDRVMIPGEPLSVKVYADIINAMQLNKVFVFDAHSEVTPALLNNSTVIPNYTFIKEVLNKIGENVKLISPDGGALKKIYKVSEFLGGVEVVECSKSRDVKTGKLSGFKVYNDDLQGMDCLIVDDICDGGGTFVGLAEELKKKNAGKLYLAVSHGIFNKGFEVLNCFDGIFTTNSFKDFEGESVQVIRLENLV comes from the coding sequence ATGATACTAAATCTCGACCCAAAATTCGCTCCATTTCAAAATCAGGAAGAAATTAAATTTCAAAGTTTTACTTTCTCTGGAGGAGAACCACACATCAAAATCGCTCCAGATTTTGATCCAAATGAAAAAGTTACTATTACGCATAGATTAAATTCATTCAACGATTTAGGTTTGTTGTGTGTTACAGTTGACGCTTTACGCAGAATGGATGTTAAAATCATAGATCTTTTCATTCCGTATTTTCCAGCGACAAGACAAGACCGTGTTATGATTCCTGGTGAGCCTTTATCTGTAAAAGTTTATGCTGATATAATCAATGCAATGCAGTTGAACAAAGTATTTGTTTTTGATGCGCATTCTGAAGTTACACCAGCTTTGTTGAATAATAGTACTGTGATTCCAAACTATACTTTTATAAAAGAAGTTTTAAATAAAATAGGCGAAAACGTAAAATTGATTTCTCCAGATGGAGGAGCTTTGAAAAAAATCTATAAAGTATCTGAGTTTTTAGGAGGTGTTGAAGTTGTAGAATGCAGTAAAAGCCGTGATGTAAAAACAGGAAAATTATCTGGTTTTAAAGTTTACAATGATGATTTGCAAGGAATGGATTGTTTAATTGTAGATGATATTTGCGACGGAGGAGGAACTTTCGTAGGATTAGCCGAAGAACTTAAAAAGAAAAATGCCGGAAAATTATACTTAGCAGTAAGCCACGGAATTTTCAATAAAGGTTTTGAAGTTTTAAACTGCTTTGATGGAATCTTTACAACCAATTCTTTTAAAGATTTTGAAGGCGAAAGCGTTCAAGTGATCAGATTGGAGAATTTAGTTTAA
- a CDS encoding LysR family transcriptional regulator: MVNLEWYRTFKAVYKNGNFSVAAKELFMSQPAVSQQISMLEAHVGNKLFNRKSKGVEPTEYAKLLNNLIIDALDRLESVEVGFRAKAENANRLISVGISKHLFDCVGNLLIAKFDLIDFTFAENDELFALVDAKKLDFAITTKRFDTFDTTYEIVGKIKLILVAPVSLDITEFRQKLKADNYTEIEQWLNTQKWYSHDARIPHIKLFWSHAFNKKRPSMVPNYIIPSESEMLRLLSKNDGVVATWNCNARNFIKENKLQLLWNSFHVPEEFVYLLAPKNNNLKSFFDIIEKELKLFFGNRL; this comes from the coding sequence ATGGTAAATCTAGAATGGTACAGAACTTTTAAAGCAGTTTACAAAAACGGTAATTTTTCAGTGGCTGCGAAGGAATTATTTATGAGTCAGCCTGCGGTTAGTCAGCAGATTTCAATGCTTGAAGCACACGTGGGAAATAAATTGTTCAATCGGAAATCTAAAGGAGTAGAACCAACCGAATACGCTAAGTTACTGAATAATTTGATAATAGACGCATTAGATCGTCTCGAAAGTGTTGAAGTTGGCTTTAGAGCAAAAGCTGAAAATGCAAACAGATTAATTTCTGTCGGAATTTCAAAACATCTTTTTGACTGCGTTGGCAATCTATTAATTGCTAAGTTTGATTTAATCGATTTTACTTTTGCAGAAAACGATGAACTTTTTGCATTGGTGGATGCTAAAAAATTAGACTTTGCTATAACAACAAAAAGATTTGACACTTTTGATACTACTTATGAAATTGTCGGAAAAATAAAATTGATTTTGGTTGCTCCAGTAAGTTTAGATATAACCGAATTTCGCCAAAAATTAAAAGCAGACAATTATACAGAAATAGAGCAATGGCTGAATACGCAGAAATGGTATAGTCATGACGCACGTATTCCGCATATAAAATTATTTTGGTCGCATGCTTTCAATAAAAAAAGACCTTCTATGGTGCCTAATTACATTATTCCTTCAGAATCTGAAATGCTTAGGCTTTTATCTAAAAATGATGGAGTTGTCGCTACTTGGAACTGTAACGCAAGAAATTTTATCAAGGAAAATAAGTTGCAGTTGTTATGGAACAGTTTTCATGTGCCAGAAGAATTTGTGTATTTATTAGCTCCAAAAAATAATAACTTAAAGTCATTTTTTGATATTATTGAAAAAGAACTGAAATTGTTTTTTGGAAATAGATTGTAG
- a CDS encoding septal ring lytic transglycosylase RlpA family protein — translation MRNKKNILFATIALTLISGFTYVISQTKPTTEPKIIQDTVKNVKPTIIPLPDSVFTDKGLKLRPYKKNAHASYYADRFNGKRTANGSRFNNNSYTAAHKKLPFGTRVKVTNEANGKFVIVKITDRGPFVKTREIDLSKRAFMDISKNKGAGAMKVTIETIIE, via the coding sequence ATGAGAAATAAAAAAAACATTTTATTCGCCACAATCGCTTTAACCTTAATTAGCGGCTTTACGTATGTTATAAGCCAGACCAAACCTACAACAGAACCTAAAATCATTCAAGATACTGTTAAAAATGTAAAACCGACTATTATCCCTTTACCGGATTCTGTCTTTACAGACAAAGGTTTAAAACTTAGACCATACAAGAAAAACGCTCACGCTTCCTACTACGCTGATCGTTTTAACGGAAAAAGAACTGCTAACGGAAGCCGATTCAACAATAACAGCTATACTGCAGCTCACAAAAAACTTCCTTTTGGAACAAGAGTAAAAGTAACAAATGAAGCTAATGGCAAATTTGTCATTGTAAAAATTACTGACCGCGGCCCTTTTGTAAAAACCCGCGAAATTGATTTATCTAAAAGAGCTTTTATGGATATATCAAAAAATAAAGGAGCCGGCGCAATGAAGGTCACTATTGAAACCATAATCGAATAA